One window of the Klebsiella sp. WP3-W18-ESBL-02 genome contains the following:
- the pgi gene encoding glucose-6-phosphate isomerase, with the protein MKNINPTQTAAWQALQKHFDEMKDVTIAQLFAEDGDRFSKFSATFDDQMLVDFSKNRITEETLAKLLDLAKETDLSGAIKSMFSGEKINRTEDRAVLHVALRNRSNTPIIVDGKDVMPEVNAVLEKMKAFSEAIISGQWKGYTGKSITDVVNIGIGGSDLGPFMVTEALRPYKNHLNMHFVSNVDGTHIAEALKNLNPETTLFLVASKTFTTQETMTNAHSARDWFLASAGDQKHVAKHFAALSTNGKAVSEFGIDTANMFEFWDWVGGRYSLWSAIGLSIILSVGYDNFVELLSGAHAMDKHFSTTPAEKNLPVLLALIGIWYNNFYGTETEAILPYDQYMHRFAAYFQQGNMESNGKYVDRNGNKVEHQTGPIIWGEPGTNGQHAFYQLIHQGTKIVPCDFIAPAISHNPLTDHHPKLLSNFFAQTEALAFGKSREVVELEYRDQGKDPATLDYVVPFKVFEGNRPTNSILLREITPYSLGALIALYEHKIFTQGAILNIFTFDQWGVELGKQLANRILPELNDDNAIDSHDSSTNGLINRYKSWRA; encoded by the coding sequence ATGAAAAACATTAACCCAACGCAGACCGCTGCGTGGCAGGCACTACAGAAACACTTCGATGAAATGAAGGACGTTACCATTGCGCAACTGTTCGCCGAAGATGGCGACCGTTTCAGCAAGTTTTCCGCCACCTTCGACGATCAGATGCTGGTCGATTTCTCCAAAAACCGCATCACCGAAGAGACCCTGGCTAAGCTGCTGGATCTGGCCAAAGAGACCGATCTGAGCGGTGCCATCAAGTCCATGTTCTCTGGCGAAAAGATCAACCGCACCGAAGACCGTGCCGTGCTGCACGTGGCGCTGCGTAACCGTAGCAATACCCCGATTATCGTTGACGGCAAAGACGTGATGCCGGAAGTGAACGCCGTGCTGGAGAAGATGAAAGCTTTCTCTGAAGCGATCATCTCCGGTCAGTGGAAAGGCTACACCGGCAAATCCATCACTGACGTGGTGAACATCGGTATCGGCGGCTCCGACCTCGGCCCCTTCATGGTGACCGAAGCGCTGCGCCCGTACAAAAATCACCTGAACATGCACTTCGTCTCTAACGTCGATGGTACCCACATCGCCGAAGCGCTGAAGAACCTGAACCCGGAAACCACGCTGTTCCTGGTGGCGTCTAAAACCTTCACCACTCAGGAAACCATGACCAACGCCCACAGCGCGCGCGACTGGTTCCTGGCAAGCGCAGGCGACCAGAAGCACGTGGCAAAACACTTCGCCGCGCTGTCTACCAACGGTAAAGCGGTGTCTGAATTCGGTATCGATACGGCCAACATGTTCGAGTTCTGGGACTGGGTTGGCGGCCGCTACTCTCTGTGGTCCGCGATTGGTCTGTCTATCATTCTGTCTGTGGGTTACGACAACTTCGTTGAGCTGCTCTCCGGCGCGCACGCGATGGACAAGCACTTCTCCACCACGCCGGCGGAGAAAAACCTGCCGGTACTGCTGGCGCTGATCGGCATCTGGTACAACAATTTTTACGGTACCGAAACTGAAGCGATTCTGCCGTACGACCAGTACATGCACCGCTTTGCCGCGTACTTCCAGCAGGGCAACATGGAGTCCAACGGCAAGTACGTTGACCGCAACGGCAACAAGGTTGAACACCAGACTGGCCCAATCATCTGGGGCGAGCCGGGCACCAACGGCCAGCACGCGTTCTATCAGCTGATTCACCAGGGGACCAAAATCGTTCCGTGCGATTTCATCGCCCCGGCCATCAGCCACAACCCGCTGACTGACCACCATCCGAAGCTGCTGTCTAACTTCTTTGCCCAGACCGAAGCGCTGGCGTTTGGTAAATCTCGCGAAGTGGTTGAGCTGGAATACCGTGACCAGGGTAAAGACCCAGCAACCCTGGACTACGTGGTACCGTTCAAAGTGTTCGAAGGCAACCGTCCAACCAACTCCATCCTGCTGCGCGAAATTACCCCGTACAGCCTGGGTGCGCTGATTGCCCTGTACGAGCACAAAATCTTCACCCAGGGCGCTATCCTGAACATCTTCACCTTCGACCAATGGGGCGTAGAGCTGGGTAAACAGCTGGCTAACCGCATCCTGCCGGAGCTGAATGATGATAACGCCATCGACAGCCACGATAGCTCCACCAACGGTCTGATCAACCGTTATAAATCCTGGCGCGCGTAA
- the lysC gene encoding lysine-sensitive aspartokinase 3, translating to MTAAVVVAKFGGTSVADFDAMNRSADVVLSDANVRLVVLSASAGVTNLLVALAEGLEPAERVAKLDAIRAIQYAVLERLANPAVIRDEIERLLENLATLAEAACAETSTALTDELVSHGELMSTLLFVEILRERQVQAQWFDVRKVMRTSDRFGRAEPDVAALAELAAQQLAPRLEEGLVITQGFIGSESKGRTTTLGRGGSDYTAALLGEALHATRVDIWTDVPGIYTTDPRVVPAAKRIDEIAFEEAAELATFGAKVLHPATLLPAVRSDIPVFVGSSKDPKAGGTLVCNETANPPLFRALALRRKQTLLTLHSLNMLHSRGFLAEVFGILARHNISVDLITTSEVSVALTLDTTGSTSTGDTLLTQSLLMELSALCRVEVEEGLALVALIGNDLSKACGVGKEVFGVLEPFNIRMICYGASSHNLCFLVPGAEAEQVVQKLHHNLFE from the coding sequence ATGACAGCAGCAGTAGTCGTCGCCAAGTTTGGCGGTACCAGCGTAGCCGATTTTGACGCTATGAATCGCAGCGCCGATGTGGTGCTTTCCGACGCCAACGTGCGTCTCGTCGTGCTGTCTGCCTCCGCAGGCGTCACCAACCTGCTGGTTGCGCTGGCCGAAGGGCTGGAGCCAGCCGAACGCGTGGCTAAGCTGGACGCCATTCGCGCCATTCAGTACGCCGTGCTGGAACGGCTGGCAAACCCTGCCGTCATTCGCGATGAAATTGAACGCCTGCTGGAAAATCTCGCGACGCTGGCGGAAGCCGCCTGCGCAGAAACGTCTACCGCGCTGACCGACGAACTGGTGAGCCACGGCGAGCTGATGTCGACCTTATTATTCGTTGAAATTCTGCGTGAACGTCAGGTTCAGGCGCAGTGGTTCGACGTGCGTAAAGTCATGCGCACCAGCGACCGCTTTGGCCGCGCCGAGCCGGACGTGGCCGCGCTGGCCGAACTGGCCGCACAGCAGTTAGCACCACGTCTTGAAGAAGGCCTGGTGATCACTCAGGGCTTTATCGGCAGCGAAAGCAAGGGTCGTACCACCACGCTGGGCCGCGGCGGCAGCGATTACACCGCCGCCCTGCTTGGCGAAGCGCTGCACGCCACCCGCGTCGATATCTGGACCGATGTTCCCGGTATCTACACCACCGATCCGCGCGTGGTGCCTGCGGCGAAACGTATTGATGAAATTGCCTTTGAAGAGGCCGCCGAGCTGGCGACCTTCGGCGCGAAGGTTCTGCATCCGGCCACGTTGCTGCCAGCCGTACGCAGCGACATTCCTGTGTTTGTCGGCTCCAGTAAAGATCCCAAAGCGGGCGGCACGCTGGTGTGCAACGAAACCGCCAATCCGCCGCTGTTCCGCGCGCTGGCGCTGCGCCGTAAGCAAACGCTGCTGACGCTGCACAGCCTCAACATGCTGCACTCACGCGGCTTCCTCGCGGAGGTATTCGGCATCCTCGCACGCCATAATATTTCGGTGGATCTGATCACTACCTCAGAGGTCAGCGTCGCGCTGACGCTCGACACGACCGGCTCAACGTCAACCGGCGACACCCTGCTGACGCAGTCGCTGCTGATGGAACTGTCGGCGCTGTGCCGTGTGGAAGTCGAAGAAGGCCTGGCGCTGGTGGCGTTGATTGGCAACGACCTGTCCAAAGCCTGCGGCGTGGGTAAAGAGGTGTTCGGCGTACTGGAGCCGTTCAACATTCGAATGATTTGCTACGGCGCGTCCAGCCATAACCTGTGCTTCCTGGTGCCGGGTGCGGAAGCCGAGCAGGTGGTACAGAAGCTGCACCATAATTTGTTTGAGTGA
- a CDS encoding nucleotidyltransferase domain-containing protein yields MSDNTVDGAMRERVLRQLKEVEQRYGVRVLYACESGSRGWGFASPDSDYDVRFLYVHPPEWYLRIEAPRDVIELPIDDELDVCGWEWRKALGLLKGANPTLIEWLDSPVVYQQDDATVSVLKALVPKWFSPLRARWHYYSMARKNFRGYLQGDDVRLKKYFYVLRPLLAVRWVEAGKGVPPMRFAELLAGSELDAPLRQEIDELLARKQRSGEAEYGPRRPLLHAFIRGELERGEIPPTLPDSREGDVRALDRLLYDTVMR; encoded by the coding sequence ATGAGCGACAACACAGTGGACGGCGCAATGCGCGAACGGGTATTGCGCCAGCTAAAAGAGGTTGAGCAGCGCTATGGCGTCAGGGTGCTGTATGCCTGTGAGTCCGGCAGCCGTGGCTGGGGATTTGCTTCGCCGGACAGCGATTACGACGTGCGATTTCTCTATGTTCATCCCCCTGAATGGTATCTGCGGATCGAAGCGCCACGCGATGTTATTGAGCTGCCGATAGATGATGAGCTGGACGTGTGCGGCTGGGAATGGCGCAAGGCGCTGGGGTTACTCAAAGGCGCAAACCCGACGCTTATCGAGTGGCTGGATTCGCCGGTGGTCTATCAGCAGGATGACGCGACCGTGTCGGTGCTGAAAGCGTTGGTGCCCAAATGGTTTTCTCCGCTACGTGCCCGCTGGCACTACTACTCGATGGCGCGGAAAAACTTCCGTGGTTATTTGCAGGGTGACGACGTGCGATTGAAGAAGTACTTCTACGTTCTGCGACCCCTGTTGGCGGTGCGTTGGGTGGAAGCGGGCAAGGGCGTGCCGCCAATGCGTTTTGCCGAGCTGCTGGCGGGAAGTGAACTGGATGCGCCATTGCGTCAGGAAATCGACGAATTGCTGGCGCGCAAACAGCGGTCAGGTGAGGCTGAGTATGGTCCGCGTCGTCCATTGTTACATGCGTTTATCCGCGGCGAACTGGAGAGAGGAGAAATCCCACCGACCTTACCAGACAGCCGGGAAGGGGATGTCCGGGCGCTGGACAGACTGTTATATGATACGGTGATGCGCTGA
- a CDS encoding slipin family protein, translated as MAKKITIQKAQLGLLSREGDYYQVLEAGQHRLPWFSTPEVLIVNRDGGEVPQALAEYLRRFQPYWVERYCLVADTTDTEAAALYVNGVLQEILPPATRRLYWQADEALKLVRMDTRQVLVPVDVMNAVLQPRRSGAVKGREAILTVQVPAWHVGVLKIDGETQALLSPGLTAYWKVNHLIEAEVVDTRLQVLEVGGQEILTKDKVNLRLNLAANWHYRDVLLAFGQLTKPLDHLYRELQFALREAVGTRTLDELLEDKQVIDEVVSAQVKARMTPFGIEVASLGVKDIVLPGDMKAILSQLVEAEKSAQANVIRRREETAATRSLLNTAKVMENNPVALRLKELETLERVAERIDKISVFGGLDQVLHGLVNIKG; from the coding sequence ATGGCTAAGAAAATCACTATCCAAAAAGCGCAGTTAGGTCTTTTATCCCGCGAGGGTGATTACTATCAGGTGTTGGAAGCGGGTCAGCATCGTTTACCGTGGTTTAGCACCCCGGAAGTGCTGATCGTCAATAGGGATGGCGGCGAAGTACCGCAGGCATTAGCGGAGTATTTACGCCGCTTTCAGCCTTATTGGGTGGAGCGTTACTGCCTGGTCGCGGATACAACGGATACCGAAGCCGCGGCGCTGTATGTCAACGGCGTCTTGCAGGAAATTTTGCCACCGGCAACGCGCCGTCTGTACTGGCAGGCCGATGAAGCGCTGAAGCTGGTACGGATGGATACACGTCAGGTTTTGGTTCCTGTTGACGTGATGAACGCAGTATTACAGCCACGTCGCAGCGGTGCGGTGAAAGGTCGCGAAGCTATCTTAACGGTGCAGGTCCCGGCGTGGCACGTCGGTGTGCTGAAAATTGACGGTGAGACACAGGCATTACTGTCGCCAGGTCTGACGGCATACTGGAAGGTAAACCATCTGATTGAAGCGGAAGTAGTGGATACCCGCTTGCAGGTGCTGGAGGTTGGCGGCCAGGAGATACTGACCAAAGATAAGGTCAACCTGCGTTTAAACCTGGCGGCGAACTGGCATTATCGCGATGTGTTGCTGGCATTTGGTCAACTGACTAAACCGCTGGATCACCTTTACCGTGAATTGCAGTTTGCGCTGCGTGAAGCGGTGGGAACGCGCACGCTGGACGAATTGCTGGAAGATAAGCAGGTGATCGATGAAGTGGTGAGCGCGCAGGTGAAAGCCCGTATGACGCCGTTTGGTATTGAGGTGGCTTCACTGGGGGTGAAGGATATTGTCCTGCCCGGCGATATGAAGGCTATTTTATCGCAACTGGTTGAAGCGGAAAAATCCGCCCAGGCCAACGTGATCCGACGTCGTGAAGAGACTGCCGCCACGCGATCGCTGTTAAATACGGCAAAAGTGATGGAAAACAACCCGGTAGCGCTGCGCTTAAAAGAACTGGAAACCCTCGAAAGAGTTGCTGAGCGCATCGATAAAATCTCGGTGTTCGGGGGCCTGGATCAGGTGCTGCACGGTCTTGTGAACATAAAAGGATAA
- the rtcR gene encoding RNA repair transcriptional activator RtcR, whose translation MKKRRVVIGVLGTVLDKRGKRANRFKKWRPTVGLCQQPDFPVDRLELLHQPRDESMAQRLIEDVALLSPYTQVRPHAVTINDPWDFEEVYAAFLDFATHYEFDTENEEYLVHITTGTHVAQICWFLLTEARYLPASLLQTGPAPRGSSDEAVAAGVCSVIDLDLSRYATLTSRFQREQQRSVSFLKAGIDTRNATFNKLIDRIERVALRSTDPILLTGPTGAGKSFLAKRIFQLRQSRHLVAGKLVAVNCATLRGDNAMSTLFGHVKGAFTGALTARSGLLREADGGVLFLDEIAELGLDEQAMLLKAIEEKTFFPFGSDKEVRSDFQLIAGTHRDMRQWVSEGRFREDLYARINMWSFALPGLAQRREDIAPNVEYELQRFSSSKQTQIRFDKEARAYYLAFACSSQAQWRGNFRELSSSIARMATLAEQGRITLSLVEEEIALLKESWQIATPQPELNMDIDLFDRRQLETVLEVCRRCASLSEAGRELFAVSRQKKANPNDADRLRKYLARFGLSWENLRSAT comes from the coding sequence ATGAAAAAACGGCGGGTAGTGATTGGCGTACTGGGAACGGTGCTCGATAAGCGCGGCAAGCGGGCCAATCGGTTTAAGAAGTGGCGACCCACGGTTGGGCTATGCCAACAACCCGATTTCCCTGTCGACAGGCTGGAACTCCTCCACCAGCCACGCGATGAGAGCATGGCGCAACGGTTGATTGAAGACGTCGCGCTGCTTTCGCCGTACACCCAGGTTCGCCCGCATGCCGTCACCATTAACGATCCGTGGGACTTTGAAGAGGTCTACGCCGCGTTTCTCGACTTTGCCACGCATTATGAATTTGATACGGAAAACGAAGAGTATCTGGTGCACATCACCACCGGGACTCACGTGGCACAAATCTGCTGGTTTTTGCTGACGGAAGCCCGCTACCTGCCCGCCAGCCTGCTGCAAACCGGCCCGGCGCCACGCGGTTCATCAGATGAGGCCGTCGCCGCTGGCGTCTGCTCGGTTATCGATCTCGATTTAAGCCGCTACGCCACGCTCACCAGTCGTTTTCAGCGCGAACAGCAGCGGTCGGTCTCTTTTCTGAAAGCCGGGATTGATACGCGCAACGCCACCTTCAATAAACTGATCGATCGCATTGAGCGGGTAGCTCTGCGTTCGACCGACCCGATCCTGCTCACCGGCCCTACCGGCGCGGGCAAATCCTTCCTCGCGAAACGTATTTTTCAGCTACGCCAGTCGCGGCATCTGGTGGCGGGAAAACTGGTGGCGGTTAACTGCGCAACCCTGCGCGGCGACAATGCGATGTCCACGCTGTTTGGTCACGTGAAGGGAGCCTTTACCGGCGCACTCACGGCGCGCAGCGGGTTGCTGCGAGAAGCGGATGGCGGCGTGCTGTTTCTCGATGAGATAGCCGAATTGGGGCTGGACGAGCAGGCCATGCTACTCAAAGCAATTGAAGAAAAAACCTTTTTCCCGTTTGGGTCAGACAAAGAAGTACGCAGCGATTTTCAGCTGATTGCTGGCACCCATCGCGACATGCGGCAATGGGTATCTGAAGGCCGTTTTCGCGAGGATCTCTACGCGCGTATCAATATGTGGAGCTTCGCCCTGCCCGGTCTGGCGCAGCGGCGGGAAGATATCGCGCCGAACGTCGAGTATGAGCTGCAACGTTTCTCCAGCAGCAAACAGACGCAAATCCGTTTCGATAAAGAAGCCCGCGCTTACTATCTGGCATTTGCCTGTTCCTCACAGGCACAGTGGCGTGGCAATTTTCGCGAGCTAAGTTCATCCATCGCGCGTATGGCGACGCTTGCCGAACAAGGTCGCATCACCTTATCCCTTGTCGAAGAAGAGATTGCGCTGCTAAAGGAGAGTTGGCAGATAGCCACTCCGCAGCCTGAACTGAATATGGACATTGACCTGTTCGATCGCCGCCAGTTAGAAACGGTACTGGAAGTGTGCCGCCGCTGCGCGTCGCTGTCGGAAGCCGGACGCGAACTGTTTGCCGTCTCGCGGCAGAAAAAAGCCAATCCCAACGATGCAGACCGCCTGCGCAAATATCTCGCTCGTTTCGGGCTAAGCTGGGAAAACCTCCGCAGCGCAACATGA
- the panS gene encoding ketopantoate/pantoate/pantothenate transporter PanS, protein MLAVLTRLFPLWALLLSVIAYFTPTTFTPIGPLVPSLLMLIMFGMGVHLKIDDFKRVLSRPAPVAAGIFLHYLVMPLAAWLLALIFHMPPELSAGMVLVGSVASGTASNVMIYLAKGDVALSVTISSVSTLVGVIATPLLTRLYVDAHIQVDVMGMLLSILQIVVIPIALGLVIHHLFPRVVKAVEPFLPAFSMVCILAIISAVVAGSAAHIASVGFVVIIAVILHNTIGLLGGYWGGRLFGFDESTCRTLAIEVGMQNSGLAAALGKIYFGPLAALPGALFSVWHNLSGSLLAGYWSGKPIEDKKDK, encoded by the coding sequence ATGCTCGCCGTTCTCACCCGGCTGTTCCCGCTTTGGGCGCTGCTGCTCTCCGTTATCGCTTATTTCACCCCCACGACCTTCACGCCGATTGGCCCGCTGGTCCCCTCGCTGCTGATGCTGATTATGTTCGGCATGGGCGTGCACCTGAAGATTGACGATTTCAAACGTGTGTTATCGCGCCCGGCGCCGGTGGCTGCGGGGATATTTCTGCATTACCTGGTGATGCCGCTTGCCGCCTGGCTGCTGGCGCTGATTTTCCATATGCCGCCGGAGCTTTCTGCCGGGATGGTGCTGGTCGGCAGCGTCGCCAGCGGCACGGCATCTAACGTGATGATCTATCTGGCGAAAGGTGACGTGGCGTTGTCCGTTACCATCTCGTCGGTCTCCACGCTGGTCGGCGTGATCGCGACGCCGCTGCTGACGCGCCTGTACGTTGATGCGCATATTCAGGTCGACGTGATGGGAATGCTGTTGAGTATATTGCAGATTGTGGTCATTCCGATTGCGCTGGGCCTGGTCATTCACCATCTGTTCCCCCGCGTGGTCAAAGCGGTCGAGCCTTTCCTGCCCGCCTTTTCCATGGTGTGCATTCTGGCCATCATCAGCGCCGTGGTAGCCGGTTCTGCTGCGCATATCGCATCAGTAGGGTTTGTGGTGATTATCGCGGTCATTCTGCATAACACAATCGGTCTGCTCGGCGGCTATTGGGGCGGACGGCTGTTCGGCTTTGATGAGTCGACCTGCCGCACGCTGGCGATTGAAGTCGGCATGCAAAACTCTGGCCTCGCGGCAGCGCTGGGTAAAATCTACTTCGGCCCGCTGGCCGCACTGCCTGGCGCGCTGTTCTCAGTGTGGCATAACCTGTCGGGATCGCTGCTGGCGGGATACTGGTCAGGAAAGCCAATCGAAGATAAAAAAGACAAATAA
- a CDS encoding DUF3811 domain-containing protein has product MALPRITQKEMTEREQRELKTLLDRARIAHGRPLTNAETNGVKKEYIDKLMVQREAEAKKARQLKKQQAYKPDTESSFSWSANTPTRGRR; this is encoded by the coding sequence ATGGCACTCCCCCGCATTACGCAAAAAGAGATGACCGAGCGCGAACAGCGCGAGCTGAAAACCCTGCTCGACCGCGCGCGCATCGCACATGGCCGCCCGTTGACGAACGCGGAAACTAACGGCGTGAAAAAGGAGTACATCGATAAGCTGATGGTACAGCGCGAAGCGGAAGCGAAAAAAGCCCGCCAGTTAAAGAAACAGCAGGCTTATAAACCGGATACCGAGAGTTCATTTTCCTGGTCGGCGAACACGCCGACACGCGGCAGGCGTTAA